GCTCGGCGTGGCCGGGTCGGCCACGCTGCCGGGCATCACGAAGTGCACCGTGCGCGGTGCGGCCGGGTTCATAGGCCACGCTCGTAACTCGCCCAGGCGACATGTGACTCATGCAGCGTGACGGAGATCCCGGACAGGCCCTGGGCGCCCTCGCCCAGCGCACCCGAGCCGACCCGCTCGGCGAGGCGGTCGGCGATCACCTTGGCGAGGAACTCGGTGGAGGTGTTGATCCCCTTGAAGTCGGGTTCGTCGTCGAGGTTGCGATAGCTGAGCGCGCCGCACACCTCCCCGAGCTCACGGGTGGCCAGGCCGATGTCGACGACGATGTTGTCGTCGTCCAACTCGGCACGGCGGAAGGTGGCGTCCACGAGGAACGTCGCCCCGTGCAACCGCTGCGCGGGTCCGAAGACCTCGCCGCGAAAACTGTGAGCGATCATGATGTGATCGCGAACGGTGATGCTGAACAACGGATGACCCTCCAGATACGGCGCGTCGGGCCCTCAGCCGGGGCACGCCCTCTAGTACGGCCGTCGCGTTCCCCGTGTTCAGCCGGGCGACACGGCAGATTCCGCGGCGTAGCGAACCCGGTGGCACAGCCCCGGAATCTCGCCCGAGGCGAGCCTCGGAAGCACCTCGGGAAGCTCCTCGAAACCGCATTCGCCGGTGACGAGGGCGTCGAAGGCGGGATCGGCGAGCAGTTCGAGCGCCAGCGCCATCCGGTCGCCGTAGGAGCGGCGGGCGCCCCGGGCCGGGGACACCGTCCCCACCTGGCTGCTGCGCACCGTCAGCCGCCGGGAGTGGAACGCCTCGCCCAGCGGCAGGCCGATCCGCCGGTCCCCGTACCAGCTCAGCTCCAGCACGGTGCCCTCCGGGGCGAGGAGCTCCAGCGAGCGCGCGAGCCCCTGCTCGGTGGCGCTGGCGTGCACCACCAGATCGAGGTCGCCCGCCGCCTCACCGGGGAGCGCGAAGTCCACCCCGAGCGCCCGCGCGACCTCCGCGCGCGCCGGCTCGGCGTCCACCAGTTGCACCCGTACGGCCGGGAACCGGGACAGCACCGCCGCGACGGAGGCACCCACCATCCCCGCCCCCACCACCGCGATTCGGTCGCCCAGCAGCGGCGCGGCGTCCCACGCGGCGTTCACCGCGGTCTCCACCGTCCCCGCCAGCACCGCGCGCGGCGCGGGCACGCCCTCGGGCACCGGGGTCACCGCGCTCGCCGGGACCACAAAGCGGGTCTGATGCGGATACAGACTGAAGACGGTGCGCCCCCGCAGGGACGCCGGTCCCTCCTCGACCAGACCCACATTGAGGTAGCCGTACTTCACCGGCCCCGGGAACTCGCCGTCCTGGAACGGCGCGCGCATCGCGCCGTACTGGCTCTCCGGTACGCCACCGCGGAAGACCAGGGTCTCCGTACCGCGGCTCACCCCGGAGCACAGCGTGCGCACCACCACGTCCTCGGGCCCGGGTTCGGCCAGGTCCACCTCCCGTATCTCGCCGTGTCCGGGGTAGTGGAGCCAGAAGGCACGGGCGGTGCGCGTCATACGACGTTCTCCTGAGGGGCTGAACAATCGGAGGGTGGCCCACGTACGGATGACCATGAAGCCGCGAACACGGTACGCGGCACCCATCCACTCCGCCACACAGCCCGGAGGGTGCACGGTGGCCCTGAACAATCCCTACAACACGACGCTGTTGCGCGACCAGAGCGCCGCGGGCGCGGCCGCGTTGCGCAACGAGACAGCCGTGGGCGCGGCCGCGCAGCTGCTGTTGCTCGTCCTGCTCGGCACGGCGATCGACCTGGGACCCGCGGGCTGGCTGACCGGCCTGGCCTTCGCGGTCGCCACCTGGGCGGTGCTCACCCGCGCACTCCAGCGGTCCTGGCTCGCCTCCTTCGGAGCGGCCAACCGGGTCACCCTGGCGCGGGCCACGCTCGTCGGCGGGGTGACCGCGCTGGTCGCCGACTCCTTCGAGAGCCCGACGCCGGTCACCGCCCTGGTGTCCCTCACCGCGGTCGCGCTGATCCTCGACGCGGTCGACGGACAGGTGGCGCGCCGCACCGGCACCTCGTCCTCCCTGGGCGCGCGGTTCGACATGGAGGTCGACGCCGTCCTCATCCTGGTGCTCAGCGTCTATGTGGCCACCTTCCTCGGCCCCTGGGTGCTGCTGATCGGCGCCATGCGCTACGCCTTCGTGGCCGCGGCGTGGGTGCTGCCCTGGCTGAACGGCCAGCTGCCCCCGAGCACGGCCCGCAAGACGGTGGCCGCGCTCCAGGGCGTGCTGCTGTTGGTCGTGGGCGCCGATGTGCTTCCGTACCCGGTGGCCTTCGGCGCCGCGCTGCTGGCCCTGACCCTGCTCAGCTGGTCCTTCGCCCGCGACATCAGGTGGCTGTGGCGCACCCGGGAGAGCCGGGCGCAGTGAGCGCGGCGGCGCCGGGCGAGCGCCGCCCCCCGCCAGGGGGAGGGCCCTGCTACCCATGGGAGGCCCCGCTACCGGGGGGAGGGCCCGCTACCGGGGGAGGCCCCGCTACCAGCGGAGGGCACCGCTACCAGGGGAGGGTGCCCTCGATGTCGAAGTAGCCTCCCGTCGGGCCGTCCGGGCCCACCGTCGCCATGCGGACGATGATCTCGGCGCCCTCCTCGACGGTCTGGTGACCGGTGTGCCCGTTGAGGTCCGTGGCGGTGTAGCCGGGCTCCACGGCGTTGATCCGCATCTCCGGGAACGCCTTCGCGTACTGCACGGTGACCATGTTGACCGTGGTTTTCGACGCCGGATAGGCGACCCCCGGGTAGGCGTGCATGGGGGTGTCCGGGGTGGAGACCCGCTCCAGCGAGGCCAGCCCGCTGCTGACATTGACCACGACCGGGGCGGCGGACCGCCGCAGCAGCGGCAGGAAGGCATGGGTCACCCGCACCACGCCGAAGACGTTCGTCTCGAACACCTCCTTCATCATGTCGGCAGTGACCTCCGCGGCGCCGATCACCCCGCCGTCCGGCGTGCGCGCCTCGATACCGGCGTTGTTGATCAGTACATCCAGTCCGCCGTCGGCCTCGACGGTCTTCGCGGCGGCGGCCACGGAGGCGTCATCGGTGACATCGAGGACGACCAGCCGCGCCCCCGCCCCCAGCTGCTCGGCGGCGCGGCGTCCGCGGTCGGCGTCCCGGCTGCCCAGATAGACGGTGTGACCCGCGGCGATCAGCCGGCGGGCGGTCTCGAAGCCGAGACCCTTGTTCGCTCCGGTGATGAGTGTTGTCGTCATGCCGTCCAGGCTGCGTCAGGGGCCGCGCGGGCAGCCAGGTGCTCCGTCTTCCTGGGACCGCGGGTACCAGGCTCGTCCCCGGCCCGGGGTGCAGACTGGTGACCATGGCGACTACGGAGTTCGGGCAGGCGGTACGGCGCTGGCGGGACCGGGTCCCCCCGGAGGCCGCCGGGCTGCCGGCCGGCGGGCAGCGGCGCGCGGCCGGGCTGCGCCGCGAGGAGCTGGCCCTGCTCGCCGGGATCTCCGTCGACTACGTCACCCGCCTCGAACAGGGCCGGGCGTCCCATCCCTCGACCCAGGTCGTCGAGGCCCTGGCCAGGGCCCTGCGGCTGTCGTCGGCCGAGCGCGCCCACCTCTTCCGGCTGGCCGGGCTTGCCCCACCCGGCCCGGAGACGGTCCCGTCGTACATCACCCCGAGCGTCCAGCGGCTGCTGGACCGGCTGACCGGAACGCCCGTGGCCGTGAGCGACGCGTCCTGGACGCTGCTCATGGCCAATCCGCCGTATGTGGCCCTGAGGGGCGATCCGTCCCGGTGGCGCGGCAACGAGCGCAACGGAGTCTGGCGCCATTTCGTCAGCGAGGACACCGGGTCCCGGCAGACCCATGAGGCCCGCACCGAGTTCCAGGCTGCGCTGGTTGCCGACCTCCGCACGGCCGCCGCCCGCTACCCGGCCGACCAGCGGCTGCGGCGGCTGGTCGCGGAACTGCGCGCGAACAGCGAACGGTTCGCCGAGCTGTGGGACTCCGGCGCCGTCGGCCACCACGAGGCCTCGCGGAAGACCATCGACCATCCACGGGTGGGTCCGCTGACGCTGGACTGCGATGTGCTCACCGTGGCGGGCAGCGATCTGCGCATCGTGGTCTACACCGCCGAGCCCGACACCGAGGACGCCGAACGCCTCGCCCTCCTCACCGTCCTCGGCACCCAGTCGCTCACCGGCTAGGCGAGGCCCACCGGCCCACGCCGCCTGCGGCGGGCTGCTCCCCGCCCCCGGCCCTTTCCCACAGCCCCGCCATGCAGCCCCAGACACGCCTGCGGCGGGCCGTGCCCCTCCCCGCCCCTTCCCATAACTGGGGCTCCGCCCCAGCCCCCGTCCGGTGAACTGACCACGGCGACGGCCGGCTTGTCGCCCCCCTGGGGCCCAGGGGGAGTAAACCCGGGGCCCCGCCCCGGACCCCGGCCGGGCGGCCCGGATGTGCGCGGGCGTCCGTGCGGTCTTCCGCTGCATCGCGGGTGGCGCGGTCGTTGCCGTGGGCTGGTGAGGTGATCGCGGCGGCGGTCGGTTTGTCGTCCCCCGGGTCGAGGGGCGGAGCGGAGCCGGGGCGCCGCCCCGGGCCCCGGCCGGGTGGCCGGGACGTGTGCGGGCGTCCGTCCGGTCATTCGGCGCACCGACGTGCCGACCGCTATCTGCGCGCTGGCGCACGCGTTCACGGCGCGACGGCCGGCTCGTCGCCCCCGGGGTCCAGGGGCGGAGCCCCTGGTAGCGGGAAGGGGCGGGGAGGGGAAAGATCCGCCGGGCACCCCGTAACCCGCCGCTCGCGCCCAACGGCGCAGGGCGGCGCGGGTGGTACGGGGTCGGCCCGCACTCCTGAATCTGGCGATGAGATTTTCATATTTGCGTAATTGGATCGCTGCGTTCCGTAAGATTTTAGGCTCATCCGATGCACGAACCGGCGTTGGTACGCGCTATCTGAACAGAGGGCGCAACACCGCGCACTCGCGGGGCGTGTGGGGGCCACCCTCGTACGACGAACAGAAGGACAGCGAAGTCCGGTGAATCTTCAAACCGTGGTGAACGTCGTCACCGCCGTACTCGTCACCCGGGTATTCGGCAGTGACGCCATCGCCCTCCTGCGCCGCGCGGCCGCGATGGGAGTCCGCGTCGGCGTATCGGAACTGCATCGCAATAACCAGGAGGGAGGGGAGCGGTGACCAACGACTTCCCGCGCTCGCGCGAGATCACCTCGATGACCGCCGGACTCCCCGCCGACTTCCGTGCCTTCCACCAACTCCACCGGAAGGCGTACATCGACCGGGCCATGGTCTACCTCGGCAACCACGCGGACGCCGAAGAGGCCGTCGACGCCGCCTTCGAACAGCTCCTGCGCTGCTGGCCCAAGGTGCTGACCATGGAGAACCCGGCCGCCTAC
This genomic interval from Streptomyces asiaticus contains the following:
- a CDS encoding 6-pyruvoyl trahydropterin synthase family protein — its product is MFSITVRDHIMIAHSFRGEVFGPAQRLHGATFLVDATFRRAELDDDNIVVDIGLATRELGEVCGALSYRNLDDEPDFKGINTSTEFLAKVIADRLAERVGSGALGEGAQGLSGISVTLHESHVAWASYERGL
- a CDS encoding zinc-dependent alcohol dehydrogenase: MTRTARAFWLHYPGHGEIREVDLAEPGPEDVVVRTLCSGVSRGTETLVFRGGVPESQYGAMRAPFQDGEFPGPVKYGYLNVGLVEEGPASLRGRTVFSLYPHQTRFVVPASAVTPVPEGVPAPRAVLAGTVETAVNAAWDAAPLLGDRIAVVGAGMVGASVAAVLSRFPAVRVQLVDAEPARAEVARALGVDFALPGEAAGDLDLVVHASATEQGLARSLELLAPEGTVLELSWYGDRRIGLPLGEAFHSRRLTVRSSQVGTVSPARGARRSYGDRMALALELLADPAFDALVTGECGFEELPEVLPRLASGEIPGLCHRVRYAAESAVSPG
- a CDS encoding CDP-alcohol phosphatidyltransferase family protein, whose protein sequence is MALNNPYNTTLLRDQSAAGAAALRNETAVGAAAQLLLLVLLGTAIDLGPAGWLTGLAFAVATWAVLTRALQRSWLASFGAANRVTLARATLVGGVTALVADSFESPTPVTALVSLTAVALILDAVDGQVARRTGTSSSLGARFDMEVDAVLILVLSVYVATFLGPWVLLIGAMRYAFVAAAWVLPWLNGQLPPSTARKTVAALQGVLLLVVGADVLPYPVAFGAALLALTLLSWSFARDIRWLWRTRESRAQ
- a CDS encoding SDR family oxidoreductase, which codes for MTTTLITGANKGLGFETARRLIAAGHTVYLGSRDADRGRRAAEQLGAGARLVVLDVTDDASVAAAAKTVEADGGLDVLINNAGIEARTPDGGVIGAAEVTADMMKEVFETNVFGVVRVTHAFLPLLRRSAAPVVVNVSSGLASLERVSTPDTPMHAYPGVAYPASKTTVNMVTVQYAKAFPEMRINAVEPGYTATDLNGHTGHQTVEEGAEIIVRMATVGPDGPTGGYFDIEGTLPW
- a CDS encoding helix-turn-helix transcriptional regulator, with product MATTEFGQAVRRWRDRVPPEAAGLPAGGQRRAAGLRREELALLAGISVDYVTRLEQGRASHPSTQVVEALARALRLSSAERAHLFRLAGLAPPGPETVPSYITPSVQRLLDRLTGTPVAVSDASWTLLMANPPYVALRGDPSRWRGNERNGVWRHFVSEDTGSRQTHEARTEFQAALVADLRTAAARYPADQRLRRLVAELRANSERFAELWDSGAVGHHEASRKTIDHPRVGPLTLDCDVLTVAGSDLRIVVYTAEPDTEDAERLALLTVLGTQSLTG